The following are encoded together in the Candidatus Omnitrophota bacterium genome:
- a CDS encoding prolipoprotein diacylglyceryl transferase family protein produces MHPIICQIGPLTIYSYGLMLAIAIIVCAFLLQKDARRVGISAEVIADLVFWSVLSGIIGSRIFFILLNLQFFAENPKEVIMLQNGGLAWQGGLILGTAATLFFIKLKSLNPAKIADL; encoded by the coding sequence ATGCATCCCATTATCTGCCAAATAGGGCCGCTCACAATTTATTCGTATGGCTTAATGCTCGCCATCGCGATCATCGTCTGTGCTTTTTTATTACAAAAAGATGCACGGCGCGTTGGAATTTCCGCGGAGGTAATTGCTGATCTGGTTTTTTGGAGTGTTTTGTCAGGGATCATCGGCAGCCGGATATTTTTTATTCTGCTCAATCTTCAATTCTTTGCGGAAAATCCCAAAGAAGTTATTATGCTTCAAAATGGCGGTTTGGCGTGGCAGGGAGGGCTTATTTTAGGAACAGCCGCAACGCTTTTTTTTATCAAGTTGAAATCTTTAAATCCGGCTAAAATAGCCGATTTA